One window of the Streptomyces sp. NBC_00259 genome contains the following:
- the uvrB gene encoding excinuclease ABC subunit UvrB, whose product MRPVSQIERTMAPFEVVSPYQPSGDQPAAIAELARRIRAGEKDVVLLGATGTGKSATTAWMIEKLQRPTLVMAPNKTLAAQLANEFRELLPNNAVEYFVSYYDYYQPEAYVPQSDTYIEKDSSINEEVERLRHSATNSLLTRRDVVVVASVSCIYGLGTPQEYVDRMVPLKIGEEIDRDQLLRRFVDIQYTRNDLAFTRGTFRVRGDTIEIFPVYEELAVRIEMFGDEIEALSTLHPLTGEVISDDQELYVFPASHYVAGPERMEKAVNGIERELEERLAQLDKQGKLLESQRLRMRTSYDIEMLRQIGSCSGVENYSMHFDDRAPGTAPNTLLDYFPEDFLLVIDESHVTVPQIGAMYEGDASRKRTLVEHGFRLPSALDNRPLKWEEFQERIDQTVYLSATPGTYELSRSDGFVEQIIRPTGLVDPEVVVKPTEGQIDDLVHEIRKRTEKDERVLVTTLTKKMAEDLTDYFLELGINVRYLHSDVDTLRRIELLRELRSGEYDVLVGINLLREGLDLPEVSLVAILDADKEGFLRSGTSLIQTIGRAARNVSGQVHMYADKITPAMEKAIDETNRRREKQVAYNKANGIDPQPLRKKINDIVATIAREEVDTEQLLGTGYRQGKDGKAAKAPVPSLGAHTVKGPKGPKAAVATGKGEITSDRPAAELAGIIEEMTDRMRAAAAELQFEVAARLRDEVSELKKELRQMKEAGIA is encoded by the coding sequence ATGCGGCCCGTTTCCCAGATCGAACGCACGATGGCGCCCTTCGAGGTCGTCAGCCCCTACCAGCCCAGCGGTGACCAGCCCGCGGCCATCGCCGAGCTCGCCCGGCGCATCCGCGCGGGCGAGAAGGACGTCGTCCTGCTCGGCGCGACCGGCACCGGCAAGTCGGCCACCACGGCCTGGATGATCGAGAAGCTTCAGCGCCCCACCCTCGTGATGGCGCCGAACAAGACGCTGGCCGCCCAGCTGGCGAACGAGTTCCGCGAGCTGCTGCCGAACAACGCGGTGGAGTACTTCGTCTCGTACTACGACTACTACCAGCCCGAGGCGTACGTCCCCCAGTCGGACACCTACATCGAGAAGGACTCCTCGATCAACGAGGAGGTGGAGCGGCTGCGCCACTCCGCGACGAATTCGCTGCTGACCCGCAGGGACGTGGTCGTGGTCGCCTCCGTCTCGTGCATCTACGGCCTGGGCACCCCCCAGGAGTACGTGGACCGCATGGTGCCGCTCAAGATCGGCGAGGAGATCGACCGCGACCAGCTGCTGCGCCGGTTCGTCGACATCCAGTACACGCGCAACGACCTGGCGTTCACCCGGGGCACCTTCCGGGTGCGGGGCGACACCATCGAGATCTTCCCGGTCTACGAGGAGCTCGCCGTCCGGATCGAGATGTTCGGCGACGAGATCGAGGCGCTCTCGACGCTCCACCCGCTCACCGGCGAGGTCATCAGCGACGACCAGGAGCTCTACGTGTTCCCCGCCAGCCACTACGTGGCCGGCCCGGAGCGCATGGAGAAGGCGGTCAACGGGATCGAGCGCGAGCTGGAGGAGCGCCTCGCCCAGCTGGACAAGCAGGGCAAGCTCCTGGAGTCCCAGCGACTGCGCATGCGCACCTCGTACGACATCGAGATGCTCCGCCAGATCGGATCCTGCTCCGGCGTGGAGAACTACTCGATGCACTTCGACGACCGCGCCCCCGGCACCGCGCCCAACACGCTCCTGGACTACTTCCCGGAGGACTTCCTCCTCGTCATCGACGAGTCCCATGTGACGGTCCCGCAGATCGGCGCGATGTACGAGGGCGACGCGTCCCGTAAGCGCACCCTCGTGGAGCACGGCTTCCGGCTGCCCTCGGCGCTCGACAACAGGCCGCTGAAGTGGGAGGAGTTCCAGGAGCGCATCGACCAGACCGTCTATCTGTCCGCCACCCCGGGCACCTACGAACTCTCCCGCTCCGACGGCTTCGTGGAGCAGATCATCCGTCCCACCGGCCTCGTCGACCCGGAGGTCGTCGTCAAGCCGACCGAGGGCCAGATCGACGACCTGGTGCACGAGATCCGCAAGCGCACCGAGAAGGACGAGCGCGTCCTGGTCACCACGCTCACCAAGAAGATGGCGGAGGACCTCACCGACTACTTCCTGGAGCTGGGCATCAACGTCCGCTACCTCCACAGCGACGTCGACACGCTCCGCCGGATCGAGCTGCTCCGCGAGCTGCGCTCCGGCGAGTACGACGTCCTGGTCGGCATCAACCTGCTCCGTGAGGGTCTCGACCTTCCGGAGGTGTCACTGGTGGCGATCCTCGATGCCGACAAGGAGGGCTTCCTGCGCTCCGGCACCTCCCTGATCCAGACCATCGGCCGCGCGGCGCGCAATGTCTCCGGCCAGGTCCACATGTACGCCGACAAGATCACCCCGGCGATGGAGAAGGCCATCGACGAGACCAACCGCCGTCGCGAGAAGCAGGTCGCCTACAACAAGGCGAACGGCATCGACCCGCAGCCGTTGCGCAAGAAGATCAACGACATCGTGGCCACCATCGCCCGCGAGGAGGTCGACACCGAGCAGCTGCTCGGCACCGGCTACCGCCAGGGCAAGGACGGCAAGGCGGCCAAGGCGCCGGTGCCGTCGCTCGGCGCGCACACGGTCAAGGGGCCCAAGGGCCCCAAGGCGGCCGTGGCCACCGGCAAGGGCGAGATCACCAGCGACCGCCCGGCCGCCGAACTGGCCGGGATCATCGAGGAGATGACGGACCGGATGCGTGCCGCCGCGGCAGAGCTCCAGTTCGAGGTGGCCGCACGGCTCCGCGACGAGGTGAGCGAACTGAAGAAGGAGCTGCGGCAGATGAAGGAAGCGGGGATCGCCTGA